From Phalacrocorax carbo chromosome 6, bPhaCar2.1, whole genome shotgun sequence, a single genomic window includes:
- the LOC135313921 gene encoding uncharacterized protein LOC135313921, with product MAYGQGVSQEAALGCEGRGPVPAGADGQGEVEWEWGTASLLSSQHEEPCGVMSLGEQPIAETSLSTPGHGDGGSEPKGRGSTGGKGLCQGTQPQLAAPGTGVVGDKDRLQEGTEQVRVKAEGEQRGLLENMREREVACVSESAWSTSGVREQRKDSPIGGSPDAPGAADTGERSHGPYEGVVNPDAVVFPLVQPQDGEETLL from the exons ATGGCCTACGGGCAAGGGGTGAGCCAGGAGGCAGCGCTGGGGTGCGAGGGAAGGGGGCCAGTGCCAGCAGGGGCTGACGGCCAGGGTGAGGTGGAGTGGGAGTGGGGTACAGCAAGTCTCCTGTCCTCACAACATGAAGAACCATGTGGAGTGATGTCCCTTGGGGAGCAGCCGATTGCAGAAACCTCCCTGAGCACCCCTGGACATGGGGATGGGGGATCAGAGCCAAAGGGGAGAGGGTCCACAGGAGGCAaggggctgtgccagggcacCCAGCCACAGTTGGCAGCTCCTGGGACAGGGGTGGTGGGGGACAAGgacaggctgcaggagggaaCAGAGCAGGTGCGAGTGAAAGCTGAGGGGGAGCAGCGAGGCCTCCTTGAAAAcatgagagaaagagaggtaGCGTGTGTCTCGGAGAGTGCATGGAGCACTTCTGGGGtcagggagcagaggaaggacagTCCCATTGGAGGGAGCCCAGATGCCCCAGGAGCCGCTGACACAGGCGAGAGAAGCCACGGTCCCTATGAG GGTGTTGTAAACCCAGATGCAGTTGTCTTTCCCTTGGTACAGCCCCAGGATGGGGAAGAAACTCTCCTCTAA